In one window of Thermodesulfobacteriota bacterium DNA:
- a CDS encoding type II toxin-antitoxin system RelE/ParE family toxin, translated as MNTFLRSEEFDAWLFGLKDRVGRARIAHRIRSAEQGNFGDCEAVGEGVSEMRIHVGPGYRAYFTRRGEVVYLLLLGGEKSSQKRDIKRAIEMARALDKE; from the coding sequence ATGAACACCTTTCTCCGCTCGGAAGAGTTTGATGCTTGGCTTTTTGGCTTGAAAGACAGAGTAGGGCGCGCCCGGATCGCCCATCGAATCCGGTCTGCCGAGCAAGGTAATTTCGGCGACTGTGAGGCGGTTGGCGAAGGAGTCTCCGAAATGCGCATCCACGTCGGGCCTGGTTACCGAGCTTATTTCACCCGGCGCGGAGAGGTGGTCTATCTGCTTCTCTTGGGCGGCGAGAAGTCGTCGCAGAAGCGCGACATCAAACGCGCTATTGAAATGGCGCGGGCTCTAGACAAGGAGTAA